The Antedon mediterranea chromosome 7, ecAntMedi1.1, whole genome shotgun sequence genome has a segment encoding these proteins:
- the LOC140054067 gene encoding uncharacterized protein: MVVEGPSAGLILSLTSAVSMNARELSENDDLATNLTLDPYLGFTTHKMNPRFRPIGPRPDVLRAVLEKFKKDNDYEAAFDKYMSGEWAKVYFLNKSKQQTRATKQHVFRYLAMFDDLAGFEVVPCYRYSLEGAGGKIIATREWCKNDKIELLVGCIAELTEEEENTWLKQGINDFSVMYSTRKNCAQLWLGSAAFINHDCRPNCKFVSTSRNTACVKVLRDIKKGEEITCFYGDGFFGEENCCCECETCERRHQGAFKRSKSTEKTPDGKSSYRFRDTDNRIMRMKKEQHPISPRRSLNGTVKKPISKYDTFRNRGEVDVPDMSTSPTSKDLVDIVAERKGIARCDAQLLLAEGYKLPEPKLLITPTKMIPSDSVRIEEADTYLRKQNSKLDSRLQTVMEQDSGWQSSGSDSEISFKFTSSKHLKQRKLKKAKHSRFHITYESEISDCETKLKIKGISKLKFYKPSNSIGSLNQELGRNDKLFDGHLDSDCESEENNDVICEDDVRKRENVRYNAELINQTSTRIPRLRITMRNTDSQNNDNKRITRGKKILTPGMRNLRKSTEDSAIEFNLKTQCTNNSKKRSSFHLNSNPTQNNLGRSNSDGCRLSGRTLDIHERNHCNIRSRSTSNDEKAKLVGFTYSSSAVDAQRVIKCSLESPTTPKKRRAIHSYE, translated from the exons ATGGTGGTGGAGGGCCCATCTGCTGGGTTGATATTGTCGTTGACATCAGCTGTGTCAATGAATGCGAGGGAGCTCAGCGAGAATGATGACCTGGCCACTAACTTGACCCTTGACCCCTACCTTGGGTTTACCACTCACAAGATGAACCCTAG attCAGACCTATTGGCCCAAGGCCTGACGTTCTGCGAGCCGTTCTAGAAAAGTTTAAGAAGGACAATGACTATGAGGCGGCCTTTGACAAGTACATGTCTGGTGAATGGGCAAAAGTGTACTTTCTAAATAAATCCAAGCAACAAACCAGAGCTACTAAACAACAT GTGTTTCGTTATTTGGCTATGTTTGATGATCTTGCTGGATTTGAGGTTGTGCCTTGCTATCGTTATTCTCTAGAGGGCGCTGGTGGTAAAATAATCGCAACTAGGGAATG gtgtaaaaatgacaaaattgagTTACTAGTCGGTTGCATCGCAGAGCTCACTGAAGAAGAAGAGAACACATGGTTGAAACAAGGAATTAATGATTTCAGTGTCATGTACTCGACAAGGAAAAACTGTGCCCAGTTGTGGTTGGGCTCGGCTGCATTTATTAATCATG ATTGCAGACCCAACTGCAAG TTTGTATCGACTAGTCGTAACACGGCCTGCGTCAAAGTTTTACGCGATATCAAGAAAGGAGAGGAAATTACTTGTTTCTATGGCGATGGCTTCTTCGGTGAAGAAAACTGCTGCTGCGAATGTGAAACTTGTGAAAG GAGACACCAAGGTGCATTCAAGCGTAGCAAATCAACAGAAAAAACGCCAGATGGAAAGAGTAGCTACCGCTTCAGAGACACAGATAATCGTATCATGCGAATGAAAAAAGAACAGCATCCAATCAGTCCAAGGCGGTCCTTAAATGGCACGGTTAAAAAACCTATCAGTAAATATG aTACATTTAGGAATCGAGGTGAAGTAGACGTACCAGATATGTCGACATCCCCAACGTCAAAAGACCTTGTAGATATTGTTGCAGAACGCAAAGGAATTGCACGATGCGATGCTCAACTCTTATTGGCCGAAGGATATAAATTGCCGGAACCAAAGCTTCTCATTACACCAACGAAAATGATTCCATCTGACAGTGTTCGCATCGAGGAAGCCGACACATACCTTcgaaaacaaaattcaaaattagaCTCTAGGTTACAGACAGTTATGGAGCAAGATAGCGGATGGCAGTCGAGTGGCTCCGATAGCGAGATCAGTTTCAAATTTACCTCTTCAAAACATTTAAAGCAGCGAAAACTAAAGAAAGCAAAACATTCTCGATTTCACATTACCTACGAATCTGAAATCTCAGATTGCGAGacaaaacttaaaattaaaggaatttcaaaattaaaattttataaaCCAAGTAATTCGATCGGAAGTTTAAATCAGGAATTGGGGAGGAACGACAAGTTGTTTGACGGTCACTTGGATTCTGATTGCGAATCGGAAGAGAACAACGATGTAATATGTGAAGATGATGTGAGAAAACGAGAAAATGTTCGTTACAATGctgaattaattaatcaaacCAGTACTAGAATTCCAAGATTGCGGATCACAATGAGAAACACTGACTCACAAAATAACGATAACAAACGAATTACCAGAGGCAAAAAGATTCTGACTCCCGGCATGAGAAATTTACGAAAATCAACAGAAGATTCAGCAAttgaattcaatttaaaaacacaGTGCACAAATAATAGCAAGAAGCGATCATCTTTTCATTTGAACTCAAATCCGACTCAAAACAACTTGGGGCGTAGCAATTCCGACGGATGTAGGCTGTCGGGAAGGACGTTAGATATCCATGAACGAAATCACTGCAACATTCGATCTCGATCAACCTCTAATGATGAGAAAGCAAAACTTGTAGGGTTCACGTATTCGTCGTCGGCTGTTGACGCACAACGCGTCATTAAATGTTCGTTAGAATCCCCAACAACGCCAAAGAAACGAAGAGCTATACATTCGTATGAATAA
- the LOC140054422 gene encoding uncharacterized protein: MQSSDLVSAVCIAFFILIVRICSAPSTDGPIDSDGQPISVLIIGAGASGLAAAQTLVYNGVEDFVILEAADRIGGRVHDIEFGGIRVERGANWAQPVDGIVQKLVWEEGMQTHQSNWFSMVVYNSTGHNVTEESLPVWNQTTEAITKALSIASDLLASHDTDMSVRSALRSIGWNPMSEMHKTIEWALLDFENGDIPEFTSLKENAMMANEFKKRVPDDEKPTLVIDQRGYKYLFNATMPFLSDKNLSSNILLNKKVRTIDQSSGDDVIVTCDDGQVFRASRILVTVSLGVLQNSRITFIPELPDWKIRTLNRFRMAVYSKIYLKFPINFWGDREIIFHTSDHRGRYPIFTNLEAKGLFPVGTNILMAEITGAEAERVESLSDDVIKCEIEAVLRVMFGEGIPNATDILVSGWSRNPLVLGSYSLWPPEIELECFRAKMKSRVNNIFFAGECTSEDNGYVQGALESGVREGLKIVNCRTNGEDCPQWSGGNQSCFCNAANILSFELGKSFELHLFVSILYIVVYLIEETF; encoded by the exons ATGCAGTCGAGTGACCTAGTGTCGGCCGTTTGTATTGCATTCTTTATATTGATAGTGCGGATATGTTCTGCGCCAAGCACGGATGGACCAATAGACAGTGATGGTCAACCAATATCGGTTTTAATCATAGGGGCTGGAGCATCTGGGCTAGCTGCGGCCCAGACACTGGTCTATAACGGCGTTGAAGATTTCGTAATCTTAGAAGCAGCCGATCGTATAGGAGGAAGAGTCCATGATATTGAGTTTGGAGGAATACGTGTTGAAAGGGGTGCAAACTGGGCCCAGCCTGTGGATGGGATTGTACAGAAATTGGTCTGGGAGGAAGGCATGCAGACTCATCAAAGTAATTGGTTTTCAATGGTTGTTTACAATAGCACAGGTCACAATGTTACAGAAGAATCTCTTCCGGTATGGAACCAG ACGACTGAAGCGATTACGAAAGCTCTTTCGATTGCTAGTGACTTACTGGCTTCACATGATACAGACATGTCAGTAAGAAGTGCTCTTAGATCCATAGGATGGAACCCGATGTCAGAGATGCATAAGACAATTGAGTGGGCGCTGTTAGACTTCGAAAATGGTGATATACCCGAG TTTACATCTTTAAAGGAGAACGCAATGATggcaaatgaatttaaaaaacgTGTCCCAGACGACGAAAAACCGACGTTGGTGATCGACCAGCGTGGATACAAGTACTTATTCAATGCCACAATGCCGTTTCTAAGTGACAAGAACTTAAG ttcaaatattttgttaaacaaGAAAGTACGAACTATTGACCAATCGTCTGGCGATGACGTCATCGTAACGTGTGATGACGGCCAGGTTTTTCGAGCATCCCGTATATTAGTTACTGTTAGTCTGGGAGTTTTACAGAATAGTAGAATTACATTTATACCAGAACTTCCTGATTGGAAAATTAGAACTCTGAATCGGTTTCGTATGGCCGTTTATAGCAAAATTTATCTTAAATTTCCAATCAATTTCTGGGGAGACCGGGAGATTATTTTTCATACCAGTGATCACAGAGGACGGTACCCGATATTTACCAATTTAGAAGCGAAAG gaTTGTTTCCAGTCGGTACAAATATTCTGATGGCCGAAATTACCGGCGCCGAAGCGGAACGAGTTGAATCCTTGTCTGATGACGTAATCAAATGTGAAATCGAGGCAGTACTACGCGTAATGTTCGGAGAGGGTATTCCCAATGCCACCGACATCCTGGTATCTGGTTGGTCACGGAATCCTCTGGTGTTGGGTTCATACTCTCTTTGGCCACCGGAAATAGAGTTAGAGTGTTTCCGAGCGAAGATGAAGTCACGTGTAAACAACATTTTCTTTGCTGGAGAGTGTACGAGTGAAGATAATGGTTATGTGCAGGGCGCCCTCGAGAGTGGGGTAAGAGAGGGACTTAAGATCGTAAACTGCCGAACTAATGGGGAAGATTGTCCACAGTGGTCTGGTGGCAACCAATCATGCTTCTGTAATGCAGCAAATATATTGTCTTTTGAATTAGGAAAGTCTTTTGAATTGCATTTATTCGTCAGTATACTCTACATTGTTGTATATTTGATTgaggaaacattttaa
- the LOC140054743 gene encoding uncharacterized protein, with translation MLGIWMFLFIGCSCSAEHVADHASVIIIGAGASGLQAAQTLVDNGIEDFIILEAADYIGGRVRDVEFGGIRVEMGAHWAQPVGGVVQEKVWEIGMETHQNNWYSLAVFNSTGHNVTEEAIPVFDEVSESILAAFSIVDELYELNDPDMPIRSGLRTVGWLPETDIEKLIEWASLDFENGEDSYYASLKVHSYIAGEYAKRVPEADRSTMITDERGYAYLFNATMPFLSDDELRAKIVLNQKVQTIDQSGEDVAVMCADGQIFRASRVLVTVSCGVLQNKLIEFIPELPGWKARTINRYEMASYCKIYIQFPSNFWGDNEINLHASSRKGYYPLFTNLEAEGLYPAGSNILLWDLTGDEARRVEGLTDEEVQAEILAVLRLIYGSNNVPEPINIMVSRWSKNPLTMGSYSIWAPAMEEECFEKMESRVGNVFFGGEYTSEDNGYVQGGLDSGRREGEKIAQCQQGGECPEWDAGQSCFCPAEEEDDDDPNAVNIYKAQPLLLLFTCFMYFISLLKLR, from the exons ATGCTTGGTATATGGATGTTTCTTTTTATTGGGTGCTCATGTTCTGCTGAGCATGTAGCTGACCATGCCTCCGTGATCATCATCGGGGCTGGAGCTAGCGGACTGCAGGCAGCACAAACTTTAGTGGACAACGGTATTGAAGACTTTATTATACTCGAAGCAGCCGATTATATCGGCGGCCGTGTGCGCGACGTTGAGTTTGGCGGGATACGTGTTGAAATGGGCGCACATTGGGCTCAACCAGTTGGAGGAGTTGTGCAGGAGAAGGTCTGGGAAATTGGGATGGAAACGCACCAAAATAATTGGTACTCGCTTGCTGTTTTTAACAGTACGGGGCACAATGTCACAGAAGAAGCGATTCCAGTTTTTGACGAG gtATCCGAAAGTATTCTTGCTGCTTTTAGTATTGTTGACGAACTTTATGAGCTGAATGATCCAGATATGCCTATCCGTTCTGGTTTGCGTACAGTAGGCTGGCTCCCGGAAACCGACATCGAAAAGTTGATAGAATGGGCTAGCTTAGACTTTGAAAACGGAGAAGATTCATAC tatgCCTCACTGAAGGTTCACTCATACATAGCAGGGGAGTATGCTAAACGAGTTCCTGAAGCCGATCGTTCCACTATGATCACAGATGAAAGAGGCTATGCGTACCTGTTCAACGCAACTATGCCGTTCTTGAGTGACGACGAGCTGAG aGCCAAAATTGTACTTAACCAAAAAGTACAAACTATTGACCAATCTGGTGAGGACGTCGCTGTCATGTGTGCAGACGGCCAGATCTTCAGAGCATCACGTGTCTTAGTTACTGTCAGCTGTGGCGTGTTGCAAAATAAACTGATTGAGTTCATACCAGAACTTCCCGGATGGAAGGCGAGGACTATCAACCGATACGAGATGGCGTCTTACTGCAAGATCTACATTCAGTTTCCATCTAACTTCTGGGGCGACAATGAAATCAACCTGCATGCCAGTAGTCGTAAAGGATACTATCCATTATTTACCAATCTGGAAGCAGAAG GATTGTACCCAGCCGGATCCAACATTCTGCTATGGGATTTAACTGGTGACGAGGCTAGGCGAGTAGAAGGACTTACTGATGAAGAAGTTCAAGCTGAAATACTCGCTGTTTTACGGTTGATTTACGGAAGCAACAATGTACCAGAACCTATTAATATTATGGTGTCTCGTTGGTCCAAGAATCCATTAACCATGGGTTCTTATTCAATTTGGGCACCAGCTATGGAAGAAGAATGCTTCGAGAAGATGGAGTCCCGCGTCGGAAACGTTTTCTTCGGTGGGGAGTATACAAGCGAAGATAATGGTTATGTACAAGGGGGCTTAGACAGTGGCAGACGAGAAGGAGAGAAAATAGCGCAATGTCAACAAGGAGGAGAATGCCCTGAATGGGATGCGGGTCAGAGCTGTTTCTGTCCCGCAGAGGAAGAAGATGATGACGACCCAAATGCTGTTAATATTTACAAGGCTCAGccgttattgttattgtttactTGTTTTATGTACTTTATATCATTGTTAAAACTACGgtga